CCCGAACACCGCGACCAGCTGCAACCGCCCCCACGACCCCATACCGGCGAGTCTGGTGACGCGGTCAAGCGATTTTCTTGCCGGTCAAGCCTTTCCGACGGCGACGAGGTGCGCGCTGGCGTTGATCAGGTGCGGATCGCGCTCAACCGGCGCCGGCATCGCGCAGCGCGTCCGCCCACCGCATCGCGCTCCCGGCGAAAAACGGCTCCGAGGGAATCCGGTTCAGCCCACCGGTGACGGCGCCGTCGTGACCCAGCCGCCGTCGACGATGAGGGTCTGGCCGGTGATGTACGACGACGCGGGGGAAGCGAAGAACAACACAGCGGCAGCGACGTCGGCCGGCTCACCGACCCGGCCCAGGGGCACGGTCTCCAGGTACTTCGCCCGCGCCGCGTCGTCGTCGACGATCCAGGCGCCGAGGGTGGTGCGGACGGCACCGGGACTGACGGCGTTGAAACGAACGCCGCGGGAGCCCCACTCGGCGGCCAGCGCGCGGGTGGCGGCTTCAGCGCCGGCGCGAAGTCCGCTGTAGACGGACAAGCCGGGAAGCCCGCGGTGGGCGGCGCCCGACGACAGGGTGATGACGCTGCCGCCGCCGCGAGCGGCCATGCCGGCGGCGGCGAGGCCGGCCAGCACAATCGGGGCGCGCAGGTACACCGCCCAGGCTTCGTCGACGTCGGCGAGCTGCAGCCGGTCGGCGAAACCCGCGCCCGTGCCGCTGCCGGCGTTGTTGACGAGGACGTCGACGGGGCCCGCGGCGGCGAGGATCTCGGCCGGGGCGTCCGGGCGTGCCAGGTCGGCGGCGACCACGTCGGCGTCGCCGGGGAGCTCGCGCGCCACCGCGGCCAGGGTCTCGACGGACCGGCCGACCAGCACCACGCGCGCGCCCGCTTCCGACAGCACCCGGCTCACGGCGGCGCCGATCCCGCGGCTCGCCCCGGTGACGAGGGCGGTCCTGCCGGTCAGGTCGAACAGTTCGGTGATCTTCATGAGACTCACGTTAGAACCGCTGAGCCGGACGAGTGTTACCTTCGGGTCCGCAATCGTTGTCCGATCGTCCAGGAGGACCGCGTGGATCCCGTGGAGGACGTGCTCACCGCGATGCGGATCGAGCAGTCCCGGTACGTGCGGATCGAGGCCGGTGCGCCGTGGGGCATCGCCTTCCACTCGCCCGAGACCACCCGCCTCGTGCTGATCGCCTCCGGTTCGTGCGTGCTCACGGGCGAGCACGTGGGCGAACCGCGCCGGCTCGCGCCGGGCGACTGCTTCGTCGTCCGCGCCGGTGCGCAGTTCACGCTCGAGGACGAGCCCGGCCGGGAGCTCGTCGAGTGCGAAACCCTGTTCACCGAACCGGAAGGCACCGTCGCGACGCACGGCGGCACCGGCGCGCGCACCGACATCGTGTCCGGCCGGTTCTCCTTCGACGCCACCGCGGCCGAACCGCTGTTCGCGATGCTGCCGCCCCTGTTCCTGCTCGACCTGCACGGCGAGGCCGGGGAGCAGCTGCGTTCGACGTTCGACCTGCTCGCCCGCGAGGAGGCCGGCGCGGGCCTCGGCTCCCGGCTCGTGACCAGCCGGCTCGCGGACGTGCTGTTCGTCCAGGCGATCCGCGCGTTCTGCGACATCGGGGGCGGCGACCTGGGCTGGCTCGCCGCCCAGCGCGACCCGCGCCTCGCGGCCGCCACGCGCGCGCTGCACGCCGACCCCGCGCACCCGTGGACGGTCGAGGCGCTGGCCAATGAGGCCGGCCTTTCGCGCTCGGCGTTCGCGGCGGCGTTCCGCGCCGTGGTCGGCGAGACCCCGCTGGGCTACCTCACGTCGTGGCGGCTGCACCAGGCGAAGCGGCTCCTGCGCGAGACCGACCTGAGCGTCGCGCAGATCGCGGCTCGGGTGGGTTACGAGTCCAACGCCGCGCTCACCCGGGTGTTCAGCCGCCGCGTAGGAACGACGCCTGGGGCGTGGCGGCGCCGGTGACCGGTCTCCCGCAAGGGAAACCGGTCACCCGCGACCTCACTGCACAGCCAGCTCCAGCGCCTCCCGTTCGACCGCCGCCTTCACCTTGCCGCTGTCGACGGCGACGTTCACGGCCCAGTAGAACACCGCCAGGCTGAACGCGATCACCACCAGCAGGTCGATCCACTCCGGCAGGACGCTGATGTTGCCCGACTCGCCGTAGCGGCCTAGATAGCCGATGAGCACGTGGCCGGCGAGCCACGGCGCGATCCACTGCGCGGCCTTCCAGTCGATCGGGAGGCGTTCCAGCTTCGGGCTCGTCGCGCGCGCGATCAGGAACAGACCGAAGCCGATCACGACGGCGATCATGATCTTCCACGTGATGTCGAAGCCGCCCCAGTAGATGATCAGGTTCGCGGCCACGAATCCCGCGGGCGCCAGCACCTTCGGCATCGGCGCGCGGTACGGGCGCGGGCGGTCCGGGTCGCGTTTGCGCAGCGCGATCATCGAGACCGGGGCGAACGCGTACATCAGCGCGGTGGCCGAGGTGATCACGCTGACCAGCGACTGCCAGCTCGGGAACGGCAGGAACGCGATCTCGCCGACCACGAACGACAACCCGATCGACCACACCGGCACCCCGCGCACGTTGAGCTTGCCGAGGCCCTTCGGCAGCGTGCGCTCGCGGCCCATCGCGTAGGACAGGCGCGCCGACGTGCCGAGGTAGAGCATGCCGGTGCCCGCCGGGGAGACGAAGGCGTCGGCGTAGAGGACGTACGACAGCCAGCCCGCGCCGGCGAGGGTCGCCAGCGTGGCGTACGGGCCGAAGGAGCCTTGTGCGATCGGGTTGTCCCAGCCCTTGAGCAGCGCGGCCGGGTCGAGCGCGCCGATGAACGCGACCTCCAGCAGCAGGTAGACGATCGTGCCGATCACCATCGCGACGATAATCGCGCGCGACAGGTCCTTCTGTGGGTCGCGCGCCTCGCCGCCGACCTGCACGGCTTGCTCGAAGCCCTGCAACGCGAACACCACGCCGACCGGCAGCGCCGCGAAGATGCCGTGGGCGCCGTGCGGGGCGAAGCCGCCGCCGGCGGTGAAGTTGCCCGGGTGGAACCGCAGCGACAGCAGCACGACCACGGTCAGCACCGGCACCGCGGTCTTCCAGATCACCGTGGCCGAATTGCTTTCCGACAGCAGTTTCACGCCGACGAGGTTGATGAGCGTGAAGATCGCCATGAGCAGCGTCGCCCAGCCGAATCCGCTCGCGGTGAGCGTGCCCGAGGGACTCAGCAGATTCAGGTGTTCTTTGACCCAGGTGATGTTGTCGAGGTACTCGAGACTCGCCTCGACCTCCACCGGCGCCAGCGCCACCGCCTGCAGCCACGCCACCCAGCCGCCGACGAACCCGCCGAGCACTCCGTACGCGAGCGCGGGGTACCGGGCCGTGCCCCCGGCGACCGGGTAGGCGGCGCCGAGCTCCGCGTGGATCAGGGCGAGTGTCGCCATGATGATCGCGGTGAGCACCCACGACACGAGCGAGGCGGGGCCCGCCACCTTCGCCGCCTTGAGCGCGCCGAGCAGCCAGCCGGAGCCGATGATCGAGCCGAGCGAAACGAACATCAGGCCGTAGAAACCGACCGATCTGCGCATTCTCGGCGAAGTGCCCGCGGATGCGGTTTTCTGGGCGGGTTCAACCATGGATGTGCCTCGATCCGAATGTTCGGGAACTTTGTCCGAATGATTCGCGCCAGTACCTGTTTTCAAGATTTACGGCAAGCCTCCGAATGCATTTCTGACGCGATCACAACGCGCGATTCTGGCGCGCGCACCGGCGGAGTGGAACCATCGCCCCGTTACAAGTTAGTTTCAGTCCGGGAAACAGGACGTCTCGTGAGGTACCGACGAAGTGCTCCGGACCACGCCGGAACCGGAACAATCCCGGCGGCGTCGAGGTTGATCTCGGGCAGAACCCGGAGCCAGGAGGAACTGCTGTGCCGATCACCTCGGAACCGTTGCGCAAGCTGGGCTTCCTCACGATCGGGCTGTTTGACGAGGCCGATCCCGCGGCCGGTCACGAGTCGACGCTGCAGGTCATCCAGCTCGGCGAGGAGCTCGGTTTCGACAGCGCGTGGGTGCGCCACCGGCACCTGCAGTTCGGCATCTCCTCACCCGTCGCCGTTCTGGCCGCCGCCACGCAGCGCACGAGCCGCATCGAGCTGGGCACCGCCGTGATCCCCCTCGGCTGGGAAAACCCGCTGCGCCTCGCCGAAGACCTCGCCACGGTCGACGTCCTCTCCGGCGGGCGCCTCAACCCCGGCCTGAGCGTCGGCGAGCCCCGCCACTACGACCACCTCGCGCCCGCGCTCTACCCCGACACCGCGTCGGCCGAGGACTTCAGCTACCGGCGCGTGGAGCGCCTCCTGGGCTTCATTCGCGGCGAGAAGGCCACGGACTTCAGCGGCACCGAGGGCATCGAGGAGTACTCGCCCCTCGTCCAGCCGCACTCCCCCGGCCTCGCCGACCGCCTCTGGTACGGCGGCGCCGGCACCCGCTCCGCCCGCTGGGCCGGCGAGCACCGCATGAACCTCCTGGCCAGCAGCGTCGTGCGCGTCGAAGACCCCGACGCCACCGAGATCGACTTCGCCGCCATCCAGGCCCGGCAGATCCGCGAGTTCCGCGCCCACCACCCCCTGGGCGCCGACGCCCGCGTGTCCCAGGGCCTGGTCGTCATCCCGACCGACAGCGCGACCCCCGAGCAGCGCGCGAAATACGAGGCCTACGCCGCTTTCCGCCTACCCCGCGTCGGCAAAGCCCACGGCCCTGCCCGCATGACCTTCGCCGAAGACCTGGTGGGCACGTCGGCGTCCATCGCCGAGCGGCTGTACGCGGACGCCGCTTTCCGGGAGGTCTCGGAGGTGGCGTTCGCCCTGCCGTTCAGCTTCGAGCACGCCGACTACGTGCAGATCCTGACGGACATCGCCACCAGGTTGGGTCCGGAGCTGGGCTGGAAGCCGGCGGTCTGATCCTCGGCGCGAGAGCTCCCTCACCGGGGTGAGTTGCGGCCGGGACAACCCCGCGCGAGACGATCCGCGACTCACCCTGCGCTATGCTTCGTCGCGCACCGTGCGGGCACTGCTGGTGTCGCCCACCCGGCAACCCGGGCGACAGAACCACCGAACAGCACGAACCACTGATCGCACCCTCGTGGTGCCTGAAGAACCATGGCTGGATCCCTCCTCGCCGAGCCGGGCGGTGACGAAGGAAGGACTCTGCCGTGACCACTTCAGTCGCCGGACTCGCCTTGGTGCGCCGCCGGTTCACCGGTGAGACGCACCAGGAAGCCCACAAGGCGATCAGTGCCGACCTCCCCGGCGCGACCACTCCGCGGGACGCGACGATTCCGTCCGCGCATTCCTTGCACCAGCGGGTTCTGGAGACTTCGCTCCTGCTCGCCGTCCGGTATTCCGCCCACCGATCCACCGGGCACGGGGTGTTCAGGAAGGTCAGCCCACGCCGCGACACACTCGTGGTCAGCGTGGCCGACGATGCGGTGCCCCGGTTCTTCCGTGCGCTGCTGGCTTCTCTCGAACCGAATGAAGGCCGCGATGGCGTTCCCGGATTGCGCATCACCTTCACCGGGCCGCACCTGGAGCTCCGGTTGCTCGATGTCGACGGCCGAGCCACGCCCTGCCGCTTCGTGGTCCGTGACATCGGAGAAAACGACTGGGCGCGGATCTGGGGAACCATCAGGCACACGGCCTACGACGGGAAATGCGTGGACCCGCGCCTCGAGCGTTCGCCGCAGCTGAGCTCGGGCGAGCGCTACGGATACGACTTCCACTGGCAGCACTGCGGTCCGGTCGCACTCGGCAGCGCGATGCTGCGCCGCATCGGACTCGTGGCACACGCCGGCGCGATCGACGTGTGGAGCGGTTTGGGCGGGACCGCGCTCCACCTCGAAACGGAGCAGGGTCCTTCGGTGTTCTCGCTGGTCCAAGATCTGTGCGACCCCGTGGCCGGGATCCTCGGGGAAGGCGTCGTTCTCGATGCGGCACGAGGACCGGTCGAACGTTCGGCGACATTCGCACGGATCGTCGACCGAAGCCCGACTCCGGACAGGATCGTCGGCCGGCTGCGCGACCAGGGCCGGCCCCTGCGCTCGCACCGCGCACCGCCGATCGGCCGAGCGCGGCGGCGAACCGGTGACCACCGTCCCCCGGGGCACCGACCGCCTCACCTTCCTCCAGTTGCTCGACCGGGTCCTCACCTCCGACGATCGCACTCGGCGCGCGCGGGCACTGGTCCGGACCGTTTCGCTTTCCGCGGCCGCACTGCTCTCGTCTCTCGCGCTGCTTGCGGCCAGCCTCGGTTCCGCCGGGTTCTCCGCGTCGCGACCGCCGTCGTCGCGTTGCTGAGCGCGGCAGCGGGAAGCGTCGTCGCTGCCGCGCGGCGTCAGCGGCGGAAGACGACGGCTTCCCAGGGGCGCAGCTGCGCCCCCACCGAAGCGGAGCCCCGATAGTTCCCCAGAACCAGCGAAGCACCCAGCCAACCATCCACAGCGGACGAAGGCACGTCGAGCGGCAACCCCGACCAGTCGGCCAGCACCAACAGCCCGTGGTCACCGGAAATACGGGTGTGGAGATGACGGACGCGTCGGCGATGCGCCGGTCGACGGCGTTGACCAGGTACCGGTAGGGGTCCTTGGCCGGCCGGCCGGCCGCAGCACACCCACCGCGTCGACCCGCGCGTGGAGCGCGCTGGAGGCGTGTGGCCGGCGGCTCGGCGAGATCGTGCTCGCCCGCGTCGCCTCGGCGAAGGACCCGGTACC
The sequence above is a segment of the Amycolatopsis sp. 2-15 genome. Coding sequences within it:
- a CDS encoding APC family permease, giving the protein MRRSVGFYGLMFVSLGSIIGSGWLLGALKAAKVAGPASLVSWVLTAIIMATLALIHAELGAAYPVAGGTARYPALAYGVLGGFVGGWVAWLQAVALAPVEVEASLEYLDNITWVKEHLNLLSPSGTLTASGFGWATLLMAIFTLINLVGVKLLSESNSATVIWKTAVPVLTVVVLLSLRFHPGNFTAGGGFAPHGAHGIFAALPVGVVFALQGFEQAVQVGGEARDPQKDLSRAIIVAMVIGTIVYLLLEVAFIGALDPAALLKGWDNPIAQGSFGPYATLATLAGAGWLSYVLYADAFVSPAGTGMLYLGTSARLSYAMGRERTLPKGLGKLNVRGVPVWSIGLSFVVGEIAFLPFPSWQSLVSVITSATALMYAFAPVSMIALRKRDPDRPRPYRAPMPKVLAPAGFVAANLIIYWGGFDITWKIMIAVVIGFGLFLIARATSPKLERLPIDWKAAQWIAPWLAGHVLIGYLGRYGESGNISVLPEWIDLLVVIAFSLAVFYWAVNVAVDSGKVKAAVEREALELAVQ
- a CDS encoding SDR family NAD(P)-dependent oxidoreductase, which gives rise to MKITELFDLTGRTALVTGASRGIGAAVSRVLSEAGARVVLVGRSVETLAAVARELPGDADVVAADLARPDAPAEILAAAGPVDVLVNNAGSGTGAGFADRLQLADVDEAWAVYLRAPIVLAGLAAAGMAARGGGSVITLSSGAAHRGLPGLSVYSGLRAGAEAATRALAAEWGSRGVRFNAVSPGAVRTTLGAWIVDDDAARAKYLETVPLGRVGEPADVAAAVLFFASPASSYITGQTLIVDGGWVTTAPSPVG
- a CDS encoding AraC family transcriptional regulator codes for the protein MDPVEDVLTAMRIEQSRYVRIEAGAPWGIAFHSPETTRLVLIASGSCVLTGEHVGEPRRLAPGDCFVVRAGAQFTLEDEPGRELVECETLFTEPEGTVATHGGTGARTDIVSGRFSFDATAAEPLFAMLPPLFLLDLHGEAGEQLRSTFDLLAREEAGAGLGSRLVTSRLADVLFVQAIRAFCDIGGGDLGWLAAQRDPRLAAATRALHADPAHPWTVEALANEAGLSRSAFAAAFRAVVGETPLGYLTSWRLHQAKRLLRETDLSVAQIAARVGYESNAALTRVFSRRVGTTPGAWRRR
- a CDS encoding LLM class flavin-dependent oxidoreductase; the encoded protein is MPITSEPLRKLGFLTIGLFDEADPAAGHESTLQVIQLGEELGFDSAWVRHRHLQFGISSPVAVLAAATQRTSRIELGTAVIPLGWENPLRLAEDLATVDVLSGGRLNPGLSVGEPRHYDHLAPALYPDTASAEDFSYRRVERLLGFIRGEKATDFSGTEGIEEYSPLVQPHSPGLADRLWYGGAGTRSARWAGEHRMNLLASSVVRVEDPDATEIDFAAIQARQIREFRAHHPLGADARVSQGLVVIPTDSATPEQRAKYEAYAAFRLPRVGKAHGPARMTFAEDLVGTSASIAERLYADAAFREVSEVAFALPFSFEHADYVQILTDIATRLGPELGWKPAV